In Asticcacaulis sp. EMRT-3, one DNA window encodes the following:
- the virB11 gene encoding P-type DNA transfer ATPase VirB11, with protein sequence MSPATSILGLSMTCARVEPLPRDTVVRELMRPLAGFLDIPGATEVSVNRTGEVFVEVGPVWERHEVPSLTIARLVSMAQAIATFTDQELSPQKPILSAILPGGQRIQIVVPPVVEPEMISFSIRLPSAAIRSLDDYRAEGAFDRFVWARPAGQGAHAQDVDVTDRHLMAMLEANDLVSFFDAAVKAKKNFAIVGETGSGKTTLMKSICQAIPVEERIITIEDVRELFLPRHPNSVHLLYSKGDQGVARVSPAQLIASTMRMKPDRVLLAELRGSEAFDFLKLLTTGHSGSVTSFHAESCRLAAERYVFMCKEHEDAESYDSDALKALVKLTIDIIVHVTARTTQNSAGLRKERYVSEVHFDPVAKLNARFDQAPLHHAGTRP encoded by the coding sequence ATGTCGCCCGCGACCTCGATTTTGGGACTGTCTATGACCTGCGCGCGCGTTGAGCCCCTGCCACGCGACACCGTCGTGCGCGAGTTGATGCGGCCTCTGGCTGGCTTTCTCGACATTCCAGGTGCGACCGAGGTCTCGGTGAATAGGACAGGTGAAGTCTTCGTCGAGGTCGGCCCGGTTTGGGAACGCCATGAGGTGCCAAGCCTTACCATTGCACGCCTTGTCAGCATGGCCCAGGCCATTGCCACCTTTACCGATCAGGAACTGAGCCCGCAAAAGCCTATTCTGTCCGCCATTCTGCCGGGAGGCCAGCGCATTCAGATTGTGGTCCCGCCCGTGGTCGAGCCCGAGATGATTTCCTTTTCGATCCGGCTGCCTTCGGCTGCGATTAGATCCTTGGATGATTATCGCGCCGAGGGAGCCTTCGACCGGTTTGTCTGGGCTAGGCCTGCAGGGCAGGGTGCGCATGCTCAGGACGTTGACGTCACAGACCGGCATCTGATGGCTATGCTCGAGGCCAATGATCTGGTCAGCTTCTTTGATGCTGCTGTGAAAGCCAAGAAGAATTTCGCCATTGTCGGAGAGACCGGTTCCGGCAAAACAACCCTCATGAAGTCGATCTGCCAGGCGATCCCGGTCGAAGAACGAATCATCACCATCGAGGACGTTCGCGAATTGTTTTTGCCCCGCCACCCCAACAGCGTACATCTGCTTTATAGCAAGGGCGATCAGGGTGTCGCCAGGGTTAGCCCCGCCCAACTGATCGCCAGCACGATGCGCATGAAGCCGGATCGGGTCCTTCTGGCCGAGCTGCGTGGCTCAGAGGCCTTTGATTTTCTCAAACTGCTGACTACGGGGCACAGCGGTTCGGTGACCAGTTTTCACGCCGAATCCTGTCGACTCGCAGCTGAGCGCTACGTCTTCATGTGCAAGGAGCACGAGGATGCGGAAAGCTACGACTCGGACGCGCTGAAAGCGCTGGTTAAGCTGACTATCGACATCATTGTCCATGTCACCGCACGCACCACCCAGAATTCTGCGGGGTTACGTAAAGAGCGCTACGTTTCGGAAGTGCATTTCGATCCGGTGGCAAAGCTTAATGCCCGTTTCGATCAGGCCCCGCTTCACCATGCCGGAACGCGTCCATGA
- a CDS encoding LPD7 domain-containing protein, which yields MNEIEDGRDRQHGEESDGTRRQDLDKLVSELDAQMKASQLAEKGWRDRGDLDAMMASLEKLSHIAPSAAIELWDKYRPGDQDKPIFIDNDDKDPGAKSKAHLGDKADDPAIKPRPIAEALDFEVPAALKKRYMIAGDTYHLRDHDNTLAFHDQGRRLTTSLDDPEVARSMVELADAKGWKTLNLKGSEAFKREVWLHARLKGLETEGFRPKAVDLAKLEERRAARPKKPDAQLNSIAPTERARSAPGQDRGIEDVVPPLTDKQVVVIDALKAIMRQRGDSEKAVALAEEMARERLQSNRVYVGKIVERGTSPFENDPKNPPHPYVKLETSKGMHTVWGADLPRALDEGGAKIGDDIALVSRGKQPVTVTIKDKEAASGEKSITANRNIWEVRRLETLREEVKARLRSHEATALQPGVQIFAPDAPRSEQRGEAAPTLKVTKERSRA from the coding sequence ATGAATGAAATCGAAGACGGAAGAGATCGCCAGCATGGGGAAGAATCCGACGGCACAAGACGTCAAGACCTCGATAAGCTCGTCTCCGAGCTTGATGCTCAGATGAAGGCGTCGCAGCTGGCCGAAAAAGGGTGGCGTGATCGCGGTGACCTTGACGCCATGATGGCCAGCCTAGAGAAATTATCGCACATTGCTCCCTCGGCGGCGATAGAGCTTTGGGACAAGTACCGGCCCGGCGATCAGGATAAGCCGATCTTCATCGACAATGATGACAAGGACCCCGGAGCCAAATCCAAGGCGCATTTGGGCGACAAAGCCGACGATCCAGCCATAAAGCCCAGGCCTATAGCAGAGGCCCTGGACTTCGAAGTGCCCGCCGCGCTGAAAAAGCGATATATGATCGCGGGCGACACATACCATTTACGCGATCACGATAACACACTTGCCTTCCATGATCAGGGGCGACGCCTGACTACGTCGCTCGACGACCCCGAGGTCGCGCGATCGATGGTCGAGCTGGCAGACGCCAAGGGCTGGAAAACCTTGAACCTTAAGGGCAGTGAAGCTTTCAAGCGCGAAGTGTGGTTACACGCCCGTCTGAAGGGCCTGGAGACCGAGGGCTTTAGGCCGAAGGCGGTGGACCTGGCGAAACTGGAAGAACGACGAGCCGCCCGCCCAAAAAAACCAGATGCCCAGCTCAATTCTATTGCGCCAACTGAGCGTGCGCGCAGTGCTCCGGGTCAAGACCGTGGCATTGAGGACGTCGTGCCACCGCTGACCGACAAGCAAGTGGTGGTCATCGACGCGTTGAAGGCGATCATGCGTCAGCGCGGCGATAGTGAGAAGGCGGTGGCTCTTGCTGAGGAAATGGCGAGGGAACGCCTGCAGTCGAACCGCGTCTATGTCGGCAAGATCGTTGAGCGTGGCACATCACCCTTTGAGAATGACCCAAAAAATCCACCCCACCCTTATGTGAAGCTGGAAACCAGCAAAGGCATGCATACGGTCTGGGGCGCGGACCTGCCTCGGGCGCTGGACGAGGGGGGTGCGAAGATTGGTGACGACATTGCCTTGGTGTCTCGTGGAAAACAGCCAGTCACCGTCACCATCAAAGACAAAGAAGCGGCTTCGGGTGAAAAATCCATCACCGCCAATCGCAATATCTGGGAGGTGCGGCGACTGGAGACACTGCGCGAAGAGGTGAAGGCACGCCTGCGATCTCACGAAGCTACAGCTCTTCAACCAGGTGTGCAGATATTCGCACCCGATGCCCCGCGCAGCGAGCAGCGAGGTGAGGCGGCGCCGACACTGAAAGTTACAAAGGAGCGATCGCGCGCGTAA
- a CDS encoding type IV secretion system protein, translated as MFEKPAAVSPNGETAFYGQARDWEADRQARLEQSERRAWRVAVGACVVAILAVIGIATMAPFKRTVPYVFEVDKATGNTELVDAVGARTTIGYQELLDKHWAQVYVIARESYMYRLLQTDYDTTLGLSTDEVARGYAKTFTGPNALDTKLGASTEIRVTILSITLSQDSVSPEAVVRFEKTTNHLQSGISDPPQVYVATLAYDYKPSMFGKEKDLINNPLGYAVTSYRVDPEIATSTEAQPPEAQ; from the coding sequence ATGTTTGAAAAACCAGCGGCCGTGAGCCCAAACGGTGAAACGGCCTTTTACGGCCAGGCTCGGGATTGGGAGGCTGACCGCCAGGCTCGACTTGAGCAGTCCGAACGCCGGGCGTGGCGTGTGGCTGTGGGGGCTTGCGTCGTCGCGATTTTAGCGGTCATCGGGATTGCCACGATGGCGCCGTTCAAGCGCACCGTGCCATATGTCTTCGAGGTTGATAAGGCGACCGGCAATACGGAATTGGTCGATGCGGTGGGTGCCCGCACGACCATTGGTTATCAGGAGCTGCTCGATAAGCACTGGGCGCAGGTCTACGTCATCGCCCGCGAATCCTACATGTATCGCCTCCTCCAGACCGATTACGACACAACCTTAGGCCTCAGTACCGACGAGGTGGCGCGCGGCTACGCCAAGACCTTCACGGGACCCAATGCCCTCGACACAAAACTGGGTGCATCCACCGAGATACGTGTGACGATCCTTAGCATTACCTTGTCGCAGGACAGCGTCAGTCCGGAGGCGGTTGTCCGTTTTGAGAAGACGACCAATCATCTGCAAAGCGGGATTTCTGATCCGCCGCAAGTCTACGTTGCCACTCTCGCCTATGACTATAAGCCGTCCATGTTCGGTAAGGAAAAAGACCTGATCAACAATCCGCTGGGTTATGCCGTCACGAGCTATCGGGTTGATCCGGAGATTGCGACCTCAACGGAGGCCCAGCCTCCTGAAGCACAGTAG
- the virB10 gene encoding type IV secretion system protein VirB10 — MDISNSSASPNAQPAPDPQLNRIVSVNSRGGSSSNILGKIVFVFALASVLLIGGVVTFNTLRKDDTANKAEAAASAKNVNKPASVYDRRHFDTDTPPPLPVSLNQAGTANGPATPNSPSTGCSDGKAGQAARDASGQPLTTQQGQPMQVCGDGRIIVPEMEPIAGNTEAIPVTATSQPGTTSTGPATRSNRYGGDILLNNGANLIKAGYNQTGVQGQAQGLDSLANNPLMMLALAQSMKSQGQRAPAGAETDVATASGSGSGPSGSVGSLLQPSVTPKVMAGMLGDRNMILAKGHSIDCGLSMKLVSEVAGLASCVLTQNVYSDNGRVVLLERGSEATGEYRSSLEQGQRRLFVIWTRIKTPNGVVINLDSPGADSLGTTGLPGKVDSHWWQRVGGAFLISSVKDAVAYEEAKNAGNSATGGILYQNTASTGDQFASRVLESTINIKPTLYKNQGDRGTIYVARDLDFGTVYDLRAR; from the coding sequence ATGGACATATCCAATAGTTCAGCCTCGCCGAACGCGCAGCCTGCACCTGACCCTCAACTGAACCGCATTGTTTCGGTCAATAGCCGGGGCGGCTCGTCGTCCAACATCCTTGGCAAGATCGTCTTTGTCTTCGCCCTGGCTTCGGTCTTGCTCATTGGCGGGGTCGTCACGTTCAATACCTTGCGTAAGGACGACACGGCGAATAAGGCTGAGGCCGCGGCGTCCGCGAAAAATGTCAACAAGCCCGCGAGCGTTTACGATCGTCGGCACTTCGACACAGACACGCCGCCACCGCTCCCTGTCAGTCTGAATCAGGCTGGCACGGCGAATGGTCCAGCGACCCCGAATTCGCCATCGACGGGTTGTTCTGATGGCAAGGCAGGACAGGCCGCCCGCGATGCCTCAGGACAGCCCCTGACGACACAGCAAGGCCAGCCCATGCAGGTTTGCGGTGACGGCCGCATCATTGTCCCTGAGATGGAGCCCATTGCGGGCAATACAGAGGCCATTCCGGTCACGGCGACGTCACAGCCCGGAACAACATCCACAGGGCCTGCCACTCGCTCCAACCGTTATGGCGGCGATATTTTGCTCAACAACGGCGCCAACCTCATCAAGGCCGGTTACAATCAGACGGGTGTGCAAGGGCAGGCCCAGGGCCTCGACAGTCTTGCCAACAATCCTCTGATGATGCTGGCCCTGGCGCAATCGATGAAAAGCCAGGGGCAGAGGGCTCCTGCAGGTGCCGAAACCGATGTTGCGACAGCCAGCGGTTCCGGCTCGGGCCCATCAGGATCGGTCGGCAGCCTGCTGCAGCCCTCGGTTACTCCCAAGGTGATGGCAGGTATGCTTGGCGACCGCAACATGATCCTCGCCAAAGGTCATTCGATCGACTGTGGGCTGTCAATGAAGCTCGTCAGTGAAGTGGCGGGTCTGGCGTCGTGTGTCCTGACTCAAAACGTCTACAGCGACAACGGCCGGGTCGTCCTGCTGGAGCGTGGTTCCGAGGCCACCGGTGAATACCGCTCTTCGCTTGAGCAGGGACAAAGGCGCCTATTTGTCATCTGGACGCGGATCAAGACGCCCAATGGCGTGGTGATCAATCTCGACTCGCCTGGCGCTGATAGCCTGGGAACCACGGGTTTGCCGGGGAAGGTCGATAGCCACTGGTGGCAACGTGTCGGTGGCGCCTTCCTGATCTCATCGGTCAAGGACGCGGTGGCCTATGAGGAAGCCAAAAATGCCGGCAATAGTGCTACGGGCGGCATCCTCTACCAGAACACGGCCTCAACGGGTGATCAGTTCGCCAGCCGGGTTTTGGAGAGCACGATCAATATCAAACCCACCCTCTACAAGAACCAGGGTGATCGCGGCACAATCTATGTCGCCCGCGACCTCGATTTTGGGACTGTCTATGACCTGCGCGCGCGTTGA
- a CDS encoding type IV secretory system conjugative DNA transfer family protein — protein MKKALLITALLIIYAVAGFSAVKFLAGNLFFIVSKAMPSHVTLHTWDSYWHFYSHLPAEKKRLKIALAMAIVVVFGIPALVMTKVLGSKPRSLHGDARFATGAEIRKAGLFGDEGIIVGQRKGRYLIFAGQQFVLLAAPTRSGKGVSVVIPNLLNFSGSVVVLDIKLENFRLTSKFREHHGQAVFLFSPFAEDFKTHRWNPLDGVSRDPNYCVGDIQALAQAFYPSIEGKDNFWNDQARNLFLGVVLYLIETPKLPCTLGEVLRQSSGKGQPLKDYLQSLTKKRMNGNEALSEACLDALGRFCATSENTLTSILATFNAPLTIFANPIVDAATSGSDFDISRVRKDLMSIYIGIQPNRLADASLLINVFFSQLLNLNMRELPQNNLSLKHQCLLILDEFTAMGRVGIVAKANAFLAGYNLRLLTIVQSVGQLESVYGDRDTRTLLTNHALQIIFSPREQRDANAYSEMLGTYTEKSVSRGTSHPRGGGHGSNSENTSDQRRPLMLPQELKEMGQDKEVILLEGTKPILCRKARYYDDPTFINRLKVVSSSLSLLKAKLPNRQQLDAAAFIQPELSAPVPDLDIGLHKAKAEGRKRALKPGEVIDVSRLDIDLSAVPKITNQEFPTKAEALAVVDNVLEQFDSLSPDLGDLGSGPSAATSVHTAMDSFDALAPAKKAPVVKKPRARKSTPGKPAKTKTEPLLAAK, from the coding sequence ATGAAGAAGGCCCTTTTGATCACGGCGCTTCTTATCATCTACGCGGTTGCTGGTTTTTCCGCGGTCAAATTCCTGGCCGGAAACCTGTTTTTCATCGTCAGTAAGGCGATGCCAAGCCACGTAACCCTGCACACATGGGACAGCTATTGGCATTTCTATTCTCACCTGCCGGCGGAGAAGAAGCGGCTGAAGATCGCTCTTGCTATGGCGATCGTGGTTGTCTTCGGCATACCCGCCTTAGTCATGACTAAGGTTTTGGGATCAAAGCCCAGAAGCTTGCATGGCGATGCGCGTTTCGCCACCGGAGCTGAGATCAGGAAGGCCGGTTTGTTCGGTGACGAAGGCATTATCGTAGGCCAACGCAAAGGGCGGTATCTGATTTTTGCGGGGCAGCAGTTCGTTCTGCTGGCCGCGCCGACACGGTCAGGGAAGGGTGTGTCGGTTGTCATTCCCAATCTGCTGAATTTCTCAGGCTCGGTTGTGGTGCTCGATATCAAGTTGGAGAATTTTCGGCTGACGTCGAAGTTCCGGGAACACCATGGGCAGGCCGTGTTTCTATTCTCGCCGTTTGCCGAAGATTTCAAAACGCATCGTTGGAATCCGCTGGATGGCGTTAGCCGTGATCCGAACTACTGCGTGGGCGATATTCAGGCTCTGGCGCAGGCCTTCTATCCGTCGATCGAGGGCAAAGATAATTTCTGGAACGACCAGGCCCGCAATTTGTTCCTCGGGGTAGTCCTTTATCTGATTGAGACCCCGAAACTGCCTTGCACCCTGGGCGAGGTCTTGCGGCAGTCATCCGGCAAGGGGCAGCCCTTGAAGGACTATCTGCAGTCGCTCACAAAAAAGCGGATGAACGGAAACGAAGCTCTGTCGGAAGCGTGCCTCGATGCGCTGGGGCGTTTTTGCGCGACGAGCGAAAATACGCTTACCAGCATCCTCGCCACCTTCAATGCGCCGCTCACCATATTTGCCAATCCGATCGTCGATGCCGCAACTTCGGGATCCGATTTCGACATATCTCGTGTCCGAAAGGACCTGATGTCAATCTATATTGGCATCCAGCCCAACCGCCTGGCCGACGCCTCTCTTTTGATCAACGTGTTTTTCTCGCAGTTGCTGAACCTGAACATGCGGGAGCTTCCGCAGAATAATTTAAGCCTCAAACATCAGTGTCTGCTCATCCTTGATGAATTCACGGCCATGGGCAGGGTAGGGATCGTGGCCAAGGCCAACGCGTTTCTCGCGGGCTATAATTTGCGTCTTTTGACCATCGTCCAAAGTGTTGGTCAGCTGGAGTCGGTTTACGGCGACCGCGACACCCGCACACTTCTGACCAACCATGCGCTTCAGATCATCTTCTCGCCGCGCGAACAGCGCGATGCTAACGCCTATAGCGAGATGCTGGGCACCTATACCGAGAAATCGGTCTCCAGGGGCACCAGTCATCCCCGCGGGGGCGGGCACGGCTCGAATTCTGAGAATACCTCGGATCAGCGCCGCCCCCTGATGCTGCCTCAGGAACTGAAGGAAATGGGACAGGACAAAGAGGTCATTCTCCTTGAGGGGACGAAGCCCATCCTGTGCCGCAAGGCGCGCTACTATGATGACCCGACTTTTATCAATCGCTTGAAGGTGGTCAGCTCGTCACTGAGCCTATTGAAGGCTAAACTGCCGAACCGTCAGCAACTGGACGCCGCAGCCTTCATCCAGCCGGAACTCTCTGCTCCAGTGCCCGATCTCGACATAGGCCTGCACAAGGCCAAAGCCGAAGGGCGAAAACGCGCTCTCAAACCTGGCGAAGTTATCGATGTCTCCCGGTTGGATATCGATTTGTCAGCCGTTCCTAAGATTACCAATCAGGAATTTCCGACCAAGGCAGAGGCGCTTGCTGTGGTCGACAATGTGCTGGAGCAATTCGACAGCTTGTCTCCCGACCTTGGCGATCTGGGTTCTGGCCCGTCGGCCGCTACGTCTGTGCACACCGCCATGGATAGCTTCGATGCTCTGGCACCAGCCAAAAAAGCACCCGTGGTGAAAAAGCCTCGCGCTCGCAAGTCTACACCCGGGAAGCCTGCCAAAACCAAGACTGAGCCGCTCTTGGCGGCAAAATGA
- the mobC gene encoding plasmid mobilization relaxosome protein MobC has translation MPKRLRPTLVTVDLGDHKECWADWCQAHRISSSAALRAAAKRLTQAAPRHEDARIAPYATIIDADERPSIRREIKLTPSEVRAIAAFAAAEGFSPGKWLIALIRARLTGSAQVGQAELEVLTRSNLQLQAIGRNLNQIARSLNVRGDSALYDIAQIEGLEGYIRDHTERVSAAITANIDRWRIE, from the coding sequence ATGCCAAAGCGGTTAAGACCCACGCTCGTTACTGTTGACCTTGGCGACCATAAGGAATGCTGGGCCGATTGGTGTCAGGCCCATCGCATATCGTCGAGTGCTGCGCTTCGCGCAGCTGCAAAACGCCTGACTCAAGCGGCCCCGCGCCATGAAGACGCTCGAATAGCACCCTATGCAACGATCATTGACGCGGACGAGCGACCTTCAATCCGGCGTGAGATTAAGCTAACACCATCAGAGGTCAGGGCTATTGCAGCGTTTGCGGCGGCAGAAGGATTTTCACCAGGCAAATGGCTTATCGCGCTGATCCGCGCGCGATTGACAGGGTCGGCACAGGTGGGTCAGGCGGAGCTTGAAGTGCTGACCCGCTCCAATCTTCAGTTACAAGCCATAGGGCGAAATCTCAACCAGATTGCCAGGTCGCTCAATGTGCGTGGCGACAGCGCGCTTTACGATATCGCGCAGATCGAGGGTCTTGAGGGCTACATCCGCGATCATACGGAACGGGTTTCAGCGGCCATCACGGCGAATATCGATCGGTGGAGGATCGAGTGA
- a CDS encoding type IV secretion system protein, producing the protein MGLASEIETAVDQLLNGFVTAKSAALCGILTPLALTGITIYIIIIGYAVMRGEAQDGLHTSLWKLVKMAFVSAAALGVGIYQGEILNAFYGLQEGLISAFSTQTTVGGVIDQFMVPYDALAAAIGQEAGTSLVPNLTLYFAMFIVIVAEVWIFAIGIGLYLLAKVALALVLALGPAFILCAMFPATQRFCESWIGQVVNYVILSVLVVAGFTMLTLFAQEFAAKALADYGNDSAIIKDCVALLIVSVALGIVMLHLNAIASALGGGASVSGGGVAAAAMGGIIAGLALGRRSGGSKNDQTSSTNSISKGSGNGTESSSRQSPQAPSAALPIYQRHIDDNLKQST; encoded by the coding sequence ATGGGGCTTGCCTCAGAAATCGAAACCGCCGTCGACCAGTTGCTGAATGGCTTTGTCACCGCCAAGAGCGCGGCCCTGTGCGGCATCCTGACCCCGCTCGCCCTTACAGGAATCACGATTTACATCATCATCATCGGTTACGCGGTCATGCGGGGTGAAGCTCAGGATGGCTTGCACACGTCGCTGTGGAAGCTGGTCAAGATGGCGTTCGTTTCAGCGGCGGCGCTGGGCGTCGGAATTTATCAAGGTGAAATCCTGAATGCCTTTTATGGCCTCCAGGAGGGTCTGATTTCGGCCTTCAGCACGCAGACAACGGTCGGCGGCGTCATCGATCAGTTCATGGTGCCTTATGATGCACTGGCCGCCGCGATCGGCCAGGAGGCGGGGACTAGCCTAGTACCAAACCTGACGCTCTATTTTGCCATGTTCATTGTCATTGTCGCCGAGGTGTGGATTTTTGCCATCGGCATTGGTCTTTATCTGCTGGCCAAGGTGGCTCTGGCGCTCGTTCTGGCTCTGGGCCCGGCTTTTATTCTCTGCGCCATGTTTCCGGCAACCCAGCGCTTTTGCGAAAGCTGGATTGGCCAGGTCGTCAACTATGTGATCCTCAGCGTCCTGGTCGTGGCGGGCTTCACCATGCTGACTTTGTTTGCACAGGAGTTCGCCGCGAAGGCGCTGGCCGATTACGGCAATGACAGTGCCATCATCAAGGATTGCGTTGCGCTTCTGATTGTCTCGGTCGCGCTTGGCATCGTCATGCTGCACCTCAATGCCATCGCATCGGCACTTGGCGGTGGCGCGTCGGTCTCGGGCGGTGGGGTCGCGGCGGCCGCCATGGGCGGCATTATTGCGGGTCTTGCGCTTGGCCGAAGGTCAGGTGGGAGCAAAAATGATCAGACCAGCTCGACCAACAGCATCAGCAAGGGCTCAGGAAATGGCACGGAGTCTTCGTCTCGTCAGAGTCCGCAAGCCCCGTCGGCGGCGCTGCCGATATACCAACGTCATATCGACGACAATCTTAAGCAAAGCACCTGA
- a CDS encoding TrbG/VirB9 family P-type conjugative transfer protein yields MKFPLASCVLIAALGLTTPTLAADIPTPGGKDLRVRYVTYNKDEVTVVAVAVGTATRIVLGDDEKIEVAATGMSADCQSADSLWCIRADQGTNEVWVKPKPGATHNNLELRTNRHDYSIEFTLHGVARARRRSAGSSPMYRVIFRYPIQLPPMSTFMAGTVAMPKDDEAAVLSDRLAADQPSPRNWKYSKKVGAGAEDISPALVFDDGRFTYLKFPANRDIPTVFYIAPSGEEERVNFHMDGDLLVVERTGKRFVLRLGRSVVGIWNDAFDANGVAPKDGTTVAGVQREVKP; encoded by the coding sequence ATGAAATTTCCTCTCGCGTCTTGCGTCCTGATCGCCGCACTCGGATTGACGACGCCCACCCTGGCGGCCGACATACCGACGCCTGGCGGTAAAGATCTCCGTGTGCGGTACGTCACTTACAACAAGGACGAAGTCACGGTCGTGGCAGTGGCGGTGGGGACTGCCACGCGTATCGTGCTGGGTGATGATGAAAAAATTGAGGTCGCGGCCACAGGCATGTCGGCCGATTGCCAGAGCGCTGACAGCCTGTGGTGCATTCGTGCCGACCAGGGCACCAATGAAGTGTGGGTGAAGCCGAAGCCCGGCGCCACGCACAACAATCTCGAACTGCGCACCAACAGGCACGACTATTCGATTGAATTCACGCTCCATGGCGTTGCGCGCGCCCGTCGCAGATCCGCTGGTTCTTCGCCGATGTACCGCGTGATTTTTCGTTATCCAATTCAGCTACCGCCAATGTCAACCTTCATGGCAGGGACGGTTGCCATGCCAAAAGATGATGAGGCCGCCGTACTGTCTGACCGTCTGGCGGCAGATCAGCCGTCTCCACGGAACTGGAAATATTCCAAAAAAGTCGGTGCTGGCGCCGAGGATATCTCGCCTGCCCTGGTCTTCGATGATGGCCGCTTCACCTACCTGAAGTTTCCTGCCAACCGCGACATCCCGACGGTCTTTTACATTGCGCCATCGGGCGAGGAAGAACGCGTCAACTTCCATATGGACGGCGATCTTCTGGTCGTCGAACGCACGGGCAAGCGCTTTGTTTTGCGGCTTGGTCGATCCGTCGTCGGCATCTGGAACGACGCTTTTGACGCGAATGGCGTCGCACCCAAGGACGGCACAACAGTTGCCGGCGTGCAAAGAGAGGTCAAACCGTGA
- a CDS encoding type IV secretion system protein, with protein MKNSDTRSVGLVFAGLFLVFGTAHAQVVVYDPTNYLQALRQVAAWQQQYQQMASAIQTLQTSLQQAKTQYQSLTGSRNLGEILNNPLLKGVVPSDIASVYNQLNGRGTSGLTAAGLSLRTQDAVYTCDNLSGELRTACEAALDATSQAQAYQQNANTLLDERGQQLSDLQGQINGTQDPKAIAELQARIQIAQAEVANDANRILIMNAMAQSETDAAQQALKERTLKRLSPDAPAVADSFVFQMPGQ; from the coding sequence ATGAAAAACTCTGATACCCGCTCAGTCGGGTTGGTGTTCGCTGGCCTGTTTCTGGTCTTTGGGACCGCCCATGCCCAGGTCGTTGTCTATGACCCGACAAATTACCTTCAGGCTTTGAGGCAGGTGGCCGCCTGGCAGCAGCAATATCAGCAGATGGCGAGCGCGATCCAGACCCTGCAAACCTCGTTGCAACAGGCAAAAACGCAATACCAGTCACTGACCGGCAGCCGAAATCTCGGCGAGATTTTGAATAACCCCTTACTCAAAGGCGTTGTGCCGTCGGACATCGCCAGTGTCTACAATCAACTCAATGGTCGTGGCACGTCGGGTCTGACGGCTGCGGGCTTAAGCCTACGCACCCAAGACGCCGTCTACACGTGTGACAATCTGAGTGGTGAGCTGAGGACGGCTTGCGAGGCAGCGCTTGATGCGACCAGCCAGGCTCAGGCCTATCAGCAAAACGCAAATACGCTCCTTGATGAACGCGGCCAGCAGCTGAGCGACCTGCAGGGTCAGATTAACGGGACGCAAGACCCCAAGGCCATCGCCGAGCTGCAGGCGCGAATCCAGATCGCTCAGGCCGAGGTTGCCAATGACGCCAACCGCATCTTGATCATGAACGCGATGGCGCAGAGCGAAACCGATGCTGCGCAGCAGGCCCTGAAAGAACGCACCTTGAAGCGCCTGTCACCTGATGCGCCGGCCGTTGCCGACAGCTTCGTCTTCCAAATGCCGGGCCAGTAG
- a CDS encoding OmpA family protein, protein MKIVSFAGMASILALAGCASTGGSEPFNALDRQPVNSAMAVAAFEASHVQPVQSTDTRMERQVNDLRRQVGELKAYLVMLQMAQEQGKGPLQTASPADAGAPSASVSFRIDHEAGHSRFTLSSDARGALLVAARASGRITIHGRSDGTVTSKSAKALAIDRAVRVKAFLVSQGIPANRIRVMYCTRGCESGPHQTRIDFSGHQTSQDSLGGIGGLTHE, encoded by the coding sequence GTGAAAATCGTGAGCTTTGCCGGCATGGCCAGCATTCTGGCGCTCGCCGGTTGCGCGTCAACTGGCGGATCTGAACCTTTTAATGCCCTCGACCGTCAGCCGGTCAACAGTGCAATGGCTGTCGCCGCATTTGAAGCGAGCCATGTTCAGCCCGTCCAATCGACGGATACGCGCATGGAGCGTCAGGTCAATGATCTCAGAAGGCAGGTCGGTGAGCTCAAGGCCTATCTCGTCATGTTGCAGATGGCGCAAGAGCAGGGGAAGGGGCCACTGCAAACCGCGTCACCGGCAGATGCGGGTGCGCCATCCGCCTCTGTCTCGTTTCGAATCGACCACGAGGCAGGCCACAGCCGGTTTACTCTGTCCTCCGACGCGCGTGGAGCGTTGCTCGTGGCGGCGCGCGCCAGCGGGCGTATCACCATCCATGGCCGGTCAGACGGTACTGTCACGTCAAAATCGGCAAAAGCTCTGGCCATCGACCGGGCGGTTCGCGTGAAGGCGTTCCTCGTCAGTCAGGGCATCCCAGCTAACCGCATCCGGGTCATGTATTGCACGCGCGGCTGTGAGAGCGGACCGCATCAGACCCGAATAGATTTTTCGGGTCATCAAACATCGCAAGATAGCCTTGGTGGCATTGGAGGCTTGACCCATGAATGA